Proteins co-encoded in one Brassica oleracea var. oleracea cultivar TO1000 chromosome C4, BOL, whole genome shotgun sequence genomic window:
- the LOC106339976 gene encoding cysteine proteinase inhibitor 3-like — MESKAFVSVTFLIVTLLLCRTIQSRSCRSDEKTTEKTMILGGVHDLRGNQNSGEIENLARFAIQQHNNRENKVLEFKKIVKAREQVVAGTMYYLTLEANEGGQAKNFEAKVWVKPWMNFKQLQEFKESSS, encoded by the exons ATGGAATCAAAAGCTTTCGTATCTGTTACGTTCTTGATCGTAACCCTCCTCCTCTGTCGAACAATTCAATCAAGAAGTTGCAGATCAGATGAGAAAACCACGGAGAAGACGATGATTTTAGGAGGCGTTCATGATCTCCGAGGAAACCAAAACAGTGGAGAGATCGAGAATCTCGCTCGATTCGCTATTCAACAACATAACAACCGAGAG AACAAGGTTCTTGAGTTCAAGAAGATTGTAAAGGCAAGAGAACAGGTAGTTGCTGGAACCATGTACTACTTAACTCTTGAAGCAAACGAAGGTGGCCAGGCCAAGAACTTCGAAGCCAAAGTTTGGGTGAAGCCATGGATGAACTTCAAGCAGTTACAAGAGTTTAAAGAATCTTCTTCTTGA
- the LOC106339189 gene encoding nucleolin 1-like → MNDPKFWYGVSVRGYDTSLPVDQVESALKKHFSYCGEITHGFVNTLDKQTNIYFSLQEEEARALDLHGTKVGGFKLDISRVPSVLSNRPLGNGQIGLGYTVPAHMIEFAGKTDDDTDDEIEDKVIAFKKQRRFI, encoded by the exons ATGAATGACCCAAAATT TTGGTATGGCGTTTCGGTTAGGGGATATGACACTTCCCTTCCTGTAGACCAAGTCGAGAGCGCTTTGAAAAAACATTTCTCTTACTGTGGAGAGATAACTCATGGTTTTGTCAATACTCTCGACAAGCAGACTAATATCTATTTTTCCCTACAAGAAGAAGAAGCTAGGGCTCTGGATCTTCATGGAACTAAAGTGGGAGGATTCAAATTAGATATTTCTCGCGTACCTTCAGTCCTAAGTAACCGTCCCCTTGGCAACGGTCAAATTGGTTTGGGCTATACTGTCCCAG CTCATATGATTGAGTTTGCCGGCAAGACCGACGACGATACCGACGACGAGATCGAGGACAAGGTCATTGCTTTCAAGAAGCAGAGGAGATTTATCTAG
- the LOC106342399 gene encoding cysteine proteinase inhibitor 3-like, whose protein sequence is MESKPFVSVTFLTVTLFLGGAIRSGICRSEERRMEHVIVGGVHDLPGNQNSGEIESLARFAIQEHNNKENKVLEFKKIVKARQQVVAGMMYYLTLEANEGGQAKNFEAKVWVKPWMNFKQLREFKESSS, encoded by the exons ATGGAATCAAAACCTTTCGTCTCTGTTACGTTCTTGACCGTTACCCTTTTTCTCGGTGGAGCAATTCGATCAGGGATCTGCAGATCAGAAGAGAGACGCATGGAGCACGTGATAGTAGGAGGCGTTCATGATCTCCCAGGAAACCAGAACAGTGGAGAGATCGAGAGTCTCGCTCGATTCGCTATTCAAGAACATAACAACAAAGAG AACAAGGTTCTTGAGTTCAAGAAGATTGTAAAGGCAAGACAACAAGTAGTTGCTGGAATGATGTACTACCTAACTCTAGAAGCCAACGAAGGTGGCCAGGCTAAGAACTTCGAAGCCAAAGTTTGGGTGAAGCCATGGATGAACTTCAAGCAGTTACGGGAGTTTAAAGAATCATCCTCTTGA
- the LOC106342398 gene encoding cytochrome P450 98A3-like, with translation MSWFLIAAATLAAVVSYKLIQRLRFKFPPGPRPKPIVGNLNDIKPVRFRCYYEWAQTYGPIISVWIGSILNVVVSSAELAKEVLKEHDQKLADRHRNRSTEAFSRNGQDLIWADYGPHYVKVRKVCTLELFTPKRLESLRPIREDEVTAMVESVFRDCNVHENKTKGLQLRKYLGAVAFNNITRLAFGKRFVNAEGVMDEQGLELKAISSNGLKLGASLSIAEHIPWLRWMFPADEKAFAKHVTRRDLLTRAIMEEHTLARQKSSEAKQHFVDALLTLKDQYDLSEDTIIGLLWDMITAGMDTTAITAEWGMAEMIKNPRVQQKVQEEFDRVIGRDRVLTEPDFSRLPYLQCVVKESFRLHPPTPLMLPHRSNADVKIGGYHIPKGSNVHVNVWAVARDPTVWKSPLEFRPERFLEEDVDMKGHDFRLLPFGAGRRVCPGAQLGINLVTSMMSHLLHHFVWTPPQGTKPEEIDMSENPGLVTYMRVPVQAVATPRLPSELYKRVPFDM, from the exons ATGTCGTGGTTCCTTATAGCGGCGGCGACACTTGCCGCCGTCGTCTCTTACAAGCTGATTCAACGGCTAAGATTCAAGTTCCCACCAGGCCCACGTCCCAAGCCTATCGTCGGTAACCTCAACGACATAAAACCGGTCCGGTTCAGATGCTACTATGAGTGGGCTCAAACCTATGGACCAATCATATCGGTCTGGATTGGTTCTATCTTAAACGTGGTCGTATCTAGCGCCGAGCTAGCTAAAGAAGTCCTCAAAGAACACGACCAGAAACTTGCCGACAGGCACCGGAACAGATCGACAGAAGCATTCAGCCGCAACGGTCAGGATCTTATATGGGCTGATTATGGGCCACACTACGTGAAGGTGAGAAAAGTTTGCACGCTTGAGCTTTTCACACCTAAACGACTCGAATCTCTTAGACCTATACGTGAAGATGAAGTCACTGCCATGGTTGAGTCCGTCTTCAGAGACTGTAACGTTCATG AAAATAAAACAAAAGGATTACAACTGAGGAAGTACTTAGGAGCGGTTGCGTTCAACAACATAACGCGGCTAGCGTTCGGGAAGCGTTTTGTGAACGCGGAAGGTGTGATGGACGAGCAAGGGCTTGAGCTCAAGGCCATATCATCCAACGGTCTGAAGCTAGGTGCTTCACTGTCGATAGCTGAACACATCCCCTGGCTCCGGTGGATGTTTCCCGCGGATGAGAAGGCGTTTGCTAAGCACGTAACTCGTAGGGACCTCCTCACACGAGCTATCATGGAGGAGCACACTTTGGCACGTCAAAAGTCTAGTGAAGCCAAACAGCATTTCGTTGATGCGTTGCTTACATTGAAGGATCAGTATGATCTTAGTGAAGACACCATCATTGGTCTCCTATGG GATATGATCACGGCGGGGATGGACACAACAGCTATAACAGCGGAATGGGGCATGGCGGAGATGATCAAGAATCCAAGAGTACAACAAAAAGTACAAGAAGAATTCGACCGTGTTATCGGACGTGACCGGGTCCTAACCGAGCCAGACTTCTCACGCTTACCCTACTTGCAATGCGTGGTTAAAGAATCATTCAGACTCCACCCTCCAACGCCTCTAATGCTTCCTCACAGATCCAACGCAGACGTCAAGATAGGAGGCTACCACATTCCCAAAGGATCAAACGTCCATGTGAACGTTTGGGCGGTGGCTAGAGACCCGACCGTGTGGAAAAGCCCATTAGAGTTTAGACCAGAGAGGTTCTTGGAGGAAGATGTTGACATGAAAGGTCATGACTTTAGGCTGCTTCCCTTTGGAGCAGGAAGAAGGGTCTGTCCCGGTGCACAACTTGGTATCAATCTGGTGACGTCGATGATGAGTCATTTGCTTCACCATTTCGTTTGGACACCGCCTCAAGGCACTAAGCCAGAGGAGATTGACATGTCTGAAAACCCTGGACTCGTTACTTACATGCGTGTTCCTGTTCAAGCCGTTGCAACGCCTAGGTTGCCTTCTGAACTTTATAAACGCGTGCCTTTCGATATGTAA
- the LOC106337234 gene encoding WAT1-related protein At2g40900-like yields MGLRMSESAKPYFAMICLQFGYAGMNLVTKTVLDRGMSHYVLVAYRNAFATAAIAPFAFLSERKVRSKMTFSIFMHIFVLALLGPVINQNLYYIGLKLTSPTFSTAVSNIAPAITFILATLFRMERVEMRKVRCQVKVVGTLVTVVGSILMILYKGPFISSFRSQLTTASSPLAGDYLKATIFLLIASLSWASFFILQASTLKKYSAHLSLSTMVCFMGTLQSLALTFVMEHNPSALNIGFDMNLLASVYAGIMSSSIAYYIQGLMMQRKGPVFVTAFNPLVVVIVSIMSFFVLGQGTYLGGGIGVVVLTVGVYTVLWAKHLDDDGEAICREDNPTLEAVKCCSGNNGLSIMPKIDEAHEDVETGKIKSEEKESSAVVVGFGCGFWF; encoded by the exons ATGGGACTAAGGATGTCAGAATCAGCTAAACCATACTTTGCAATGATTTGCCTTCAGTTTGGATACGCCGGTATGAACCTGGTCACTAAAACCGTCCTTGACCGTGGTATGAGCCATTACGTTCTTGTTGCATACCGCAACGCTTTTGCCACAGCCGCGATCGCACCTTTCGCATTTCTCTCCGAAAG GAAAGTGAGGTCAAAGATGACGTTTTCAATATTCATGCACATATTTGTTCTTGCTCTTCTTGG GCCTGTGATTAATCAGAACCTATACTACATCGGTCTGAAACTCACATCTCCGACGTTTTCCACGGCCGTCAGCAACATCGCGCCCGCTATTACCTTTATCCTCGCCACTCTTTTCAG GATGGAGAGAGTGGAGATGAGAAAAGTAAGATGCCAAGTAAAAGTGGTGGGGACATTAGTGACAGTGGTTGGATCAATACTGATGATATTATACAAAGGCCCGTTCATCAGCTCCTTCCGATCTCAACTCACCACCGCCTCTTCGCCGCTGGCCGGTGATTATCTTAAAGCCACCATCTTCCTCCTCATCGCCTCCCTCTCATGGGCGTCGTTCTTCATTCTTCAG GCATCGACTTTGAAGAAATACTCAGCCCATCTCTCGTTATCAACGATGGTCTGTTTCATGGGAACGTTGCAGTCCTTAGCCCTAACCTTCGTAATGGAACATAATCCTTCGGCTTTGAACATCGGTTTTGACATGAATCTTCTCGCGTCTGTATACGCG GGAATAATGTCGTCGAGCATAGCTTACTACATTCAAGGACTTATGATGCAGCGAAAGGGGCCTGTCTTCGTCACTGCTTTTAACCCTCTTGTCGTTGTCATTGTCTCCATAATGAGCTTCTTTGTTCTCGGCCAAGGAACCTATCTTGGAGG GGGTATTGGAGTGGTAGTTTTGACGGTGGGAGTCTACACCGTGTTATGGGCAAAGCACCTAGACGATGACGGTGAAGCAATATGCCGTGAAGATAACCCAACTTTAGAAGCCGTTAAGTGTTGTAGTGGCAATAATGGTCTCTCCATAATGCCGAAAATAGACGAAGCTCATGAGGATGTTGAAACCGGGAAAATCAAGTCGGAAGAGAAGGAATCATCGGCAGTGGTTGTGGGTTTTGGTTGTGGTTTTTGGTTTTGA
- the LOC106341968 gene encoding receptor-like protein kinase BRI1-like 3 encodes MSRALTRGKKKTSRPKLISLLNYLSFTPRYQWRIISFSLSLFPRSSLSVSYFISNTISSPPSPQPPPMDFRLLAILATSASSIFILLLLIFTIFLCRRRHAIQNHPRRDQSHHQRSTPNSSTALNPAVSSESTSFDPSIREISMSELSSATNNFSTDLIVGDGSFGLVYRAKLSNGLVVAVKKLDRDALQGLREFTAEMETLGSLRHPNIVQILGYCISGPDRVLIYEFLEKGSLDDWLHEKTVNASYALPWATRLSIAYGVAKGLAFLHGLPKPIIHRDIKSSNVLLDSDFAAHIADFGLARSIDASRSHVSTQVAGTMGYMPPEYWEGNTAATVKTDVYSFGVLMLEMATQKRPNWPVVVDGKEVGLAQWAVMLEGKNRYNEMVVSSFVGEKGVDEYFGIASLCIKESSKERPTMYQVVKLLEEVLVSE; translated from the coding sequence ATGAGTCGTGCATTGACCAGAGGAAAAAAAAAAACAAGTCGTCCCAAACTTATCTCGCTGTTGAATTATCTGTCCTTCACCCCTCGCTATCAATGGCGGATCATCTCTTTCTCTCTCTCTCTCTTTCCTCGATCATCTCTCTCCGTTTCATACTTCATCTCAAACACCATCTCCTCCCCCCCCTCCCCTCAACCACCGCCAATGGATTTCAGACTCTTAGCGATCCTCGCCACCTCCGCAAGCTCCATCTTCATCCTACTGCTCCTCATCTTCACCATCTTCCTCTGCCGTCGCCGCCACGCCATCCAAAACCACCCTCGCCGCGACCAATCCCACCACCAAAGAAGCACTCCAAACTCATCAACAGCTCTCAACCCCGCCGTGAGCAGCGAAAGCACGAGCTTCGATCCATCCATCCGCGAGATATCCATGTCGGAGCTCTCCTCAGCCACCAACAACTTCTCCACAGATCTAATCGTCGGCGATGGAAGCTTCGGCCTGGTCTACCGCGCAAAGCTCTCAAACGGCCTCGTGGTAGCAGTCAAAAAACTCGACCGCGACGCCTTGCAAGGGCTCCGCGAGTTCACCGCCGAGATGGAGACGCTAGGCAGCTTGCGTCACCCGAACATAGTACAGATCCTAGGATACTGCATCTCGGGACCGGACCGCGTCTTGATCTACGAGTTCTTGGAGAAAGGGAGCCTTGACGATTGGCTTCACGAGAAGACGGTCAACGCTTCTTACGCCCTACCGTGGGCCACACGTTTGAGCATCGCCTACGGTGTGGCTAAAGGGCTGGCTTTCCTTCACGGTCTTCCCAAACCGATCATCCACAGAGACATTAAGTCCAGCAACGTGTTGCTGGACTCCGACTTCGCGGCCCATATAGCTGACTTTGGGCTGGCGCGTAGCATCGACGCGTCTAGGTCTCATGTCTCGACGCAAGTGGCCGGGACCATGGGGTACATGCCTCCCGAGTATTGGGAAGGGAACACGGCGGCGACGGTGAAGACTGATGTGTATAGTTTTGGGGTTTTGATGCTGGAGATGGCGACACAGAAGAGGCCTAACTGGCCTGTGGTTGTGGATGGGAAGGAGGTTGGGTTGGCTCAGTGGGCTGTGATGTTGGAAGGGAAGAATAGGTATAATGAAATGGTTGTGTCGAGTTTTGTTGGTGAGAAAGGTGTGGATGAGTATTTTGGGATTGCGAGTCTTTGTATAAAGGAGTCGAGTAAAGAACGGCCTACGATGTATCAAGTTGTGAAGTTATTAGAAGAGGTTTTGGTGAGTGAGTGA